A single window of Lutzomyia longipalpis isolate SR_M1_2022 chromosome 1, ASM2433408v1 DNA harbors:
- the LOC129785946 gene encoding mitogen-activated protein kinase kinase kinase 15 isoform X4 yields the protein MPSPSTTASPMEDFPEYHSVRQTDSMSNLSDMSGNTTTQQGNRPRMDVACVIDTHQTESLQHRKCALEEIKQACSLVNANLQYIQFEKLDFGETNILDTFYNADVAVVDLSIQIQQSALSYHLGVRESFGMKENILMYNDTHAESTLRLKISCGTYTFLSYKLLEGEGNNSPVSCIVTNPTSGKFSEDPQDPKQSLVQRLKKLLQDVEIQSKAHMREKFLTDLRVAREQYGGEELAKILHNMRKRLDDPNVVSGEVVHSYMCSLRDVQDYDAMVQLVNDLKTVPNKQKYITTGNMSCLYAFALNRRNQEGDREKALKTCIKALDKKENHFPDMLCLCGRIYKDKFVESNHTDMDSLRNAIKWYRRSFEVQPNEYAGINLATLLVIDGKDFSNTEELQHIGVVLNNLIGKKGSLPSLSEYWDVATFFEISVLAEDYGKAIQAAECMFKLKPPNWYLKSTIGNIALIDRFRKKSEDAESSLEQQIFQFWMEFFIEATNMEPNENIRFPILILEPQKIYMPSYMIVNMGAEEKSLQIINICLAHSKGTCKKVHDFLFTANQIKSVSLYKRDERCAYLYVHHNSDDFQIYFPSVPCRQRFYNMVLEMTADQEVFVDLSLDTDQIKYEYDLDDQNKRIQLGRGTYGVVYAARDLNTQVRIAIKEVPEKFSHDVQPLHEEIKLHSQLRHRNIVQYLGSVSEDNFFKIFMEQVPGGSLSALLRSKWGPLKDNESTIAFYSKQILEGLKYLHDQKIVHRDIKGDNVLVNTYSGVVKISDFGTSKRLAGINPVTETFTGTLQYMAPEVIDQGVRGYGPAADVWSFGCTTVEMATGKPPFIELGSAQAAMFKVGFYKKHPEIPEELSTMAKKFILRCFEVDVQKRATAAQLLEDPFLSDKHRKSVRAPAPAVAEFSRSVSVPAERLISKNVSPQSSQSCATPTTPELDISSPTIELESESDSSSFSSNRRCSGGLLSPEVELSGSSTKSVSGETSECDGFYMLKKDSQRRTTLSKVLSNDEEKICDVWMDKLVSEHKVQIVINKSHLELIIRALRSYIIEQNRDFLENAIGQLKKNLDFDSTAIDHLHLALYSFQDAVITVLRSHSIKPHWMFALDNLVKSAVQAGITVLSPELGANLAGQIDAGDDDDGEDMSTSGASTVNSTKIKPSKISVDKKFITDEYNQLKVENMRLMHELIESQKTYQAFLKGAIEEHHVNLEVMKNFLGQLSSTTNLFERSTSQGYSSDLSENGRQIRVTADDSSPTTNDTECKRLSLGRSCLHNKNDYSRSISMMSNRRINFANTLPDATTKMDSRLNEWLIKCNIDAYTRNIIHGEEFSYEDFLYGLQKDDLRRLGLKIGIEVKLWNALKNHRAIHGNITEEAENVNCAENSNSSREVLMDSLRVTKSSSNSNCNSFDSNSTSSENVDYDSCNGFDDKSDM from the exons ATGCCATCACCGTCAACCACAGCATCACCTATGGAGGATTTCCCtg AATACCACAGCGTCCGGCAAACGGACAGTATGTCCAATTTAAGTGATATGTCCGGCAACACGACAACTCAGCAGGGCAATCGCCCACGAATGGACGTTGCGTGTGTTATCGACACACATCAAACTGAGAGTCTGCAGCATCGGAAGTGTGCTCTGGAAGAAATTAAACAAGCTTGCTCCCTTGTGAATGCAAATCTGCAATACATTCAG TTTGAGAAGCTTGATTTTGGCGAGACTAATATTCTGGATACCTTCTACAATGCCGATGTTGCTGTAGTTGATTTGAGTATTCAAATACAGCAGAGTGCCCTATCTTATCATTTAGGCGTACGTGAAAGTTTCGGGATGAAGGAGAATATTCTAATGTACAATGACACACATGCAGAGTCAACGCTTCGTTTGaag ATTTCCTGTGGGACATACACGTTCTTGTCGTACAAATTGCTCGAAGGTGAGGGAAATAATTCACCTGTATCGTGCATTGTGACAAATCCAACAAGCGGAAAATTCAGTGAAGACCCCCAAGATCCGAAACAATCTCTTGTGCAGAGATTAAAGAAGCTCCTGCAGGATGTGGAGATTCAGTCAAAGGCACacatgagagagaaatttctaACGGACTTGAGGGTGGCACGTGAACAATACGGTGGGGAGGAGTTGGCgaaaattttgcacaacaTGCGAAAGCGCTTGGACGACCCCAATGTTGTCTCGGGTGAAGTTGTGCACAGCTATATGTGCTCACTGAGGGATGTACAGGACTACGATGCAATGGTACAATTGGTGAATGACTTGAAAACTGTCCCCAATAAGCAAAAGTACATAACTACGGGCAATATGAGTTGTCTATATGCTTTTGCATTGAACCGTCGCAACCAAGAGGGGGACCGTGAGAAAGCACTCAAGACGTGCATTAAGGCGTTGGATAAGAAAGAGAACCATTTCCCAGACATGCTGTGCCTCTGTGGGCGTATTTACAAGGATAAGTTTGTGGAATCCAACCACACAGATATGGATAGTCTGAGGAATGCTATTAAATGGTATAGACGAAGTTTCGAGGTGCAACCAAATGAATATGCGGGAATTAATTTGGCAACCCTCCTCGTGATCGATGGCAAAGATTTCTCAAACACGGAAGAACTTCAGCACATCGGGGTTGTTCTCAACAATTTAATTGGCAAGAAGGGAAGTTTGCCATCGCTCTCGGAGTATTGGGATGTGGCGACATTCTTCGAGATATCAGTATTGGCGGAAGACTATGGCAAAGCAATTCAAGCGGCAGAATGTATGTTCAAACTCAAGCCACCCAACTGGTACTTAAAATCCACAATTGGCAATATTGCCCTCATCGATCGCTTCCGCAAAAAGTCCGAGGATGCCGAGTCGAGTCTTGAGcagcaaatttttcaattttggatGGAATTCTTCATTGAAGCCACGAATATGGAGCCAAATGAAAATATACGCTTCCCCATTCTCATCCTTGAGCCACAGAAAATTTACATGCCCAGCTATATGATTGTCAATATGGGTGCTGAAGAGAAATCCCTGCAAATTATTAATATATGTTTGGCACATTCAAAAGGCACATGCAAGAAAGTACATGACTTTCTATTTACTGCCAATCAAATTAAATCAGTCAGCTTGTACAAAAGAGATGAACGCTGTGCATATTTATACGTACATCACAATTCTGATGACTTCCAAATTTACTTCCCATCTGTGCCATGTCGTCAGAGATTCTACAATATGGTATTGGAGATGACAGCTGACCAAGAGGTGTTTGTAGATCTATCCTTGGATACAGATCAAATAAAA TACGAATACGACTTGGATGATCAAAATAAAAGGATTCAATTGGGAAGAGGCACGTACGGGGTTGTTTATGCAGCCCGTGACCTTAATACTCAAGTTCGTATTGCCATAAAGGAAGTTcctgaaaaattctcacacgATGTCCAGCCATTGCATGAGGAGATCAAACTCCACAGTCAGTTGCGACATAGAAATATAGTTCAGTATTTGGGTTCAGTGTCTGAAGATAATTTCTTCAAGATATTCATGGAGCAAGTCCCAGGAGGTTCCCTTTCTGCCCTACTCCGCTCCAAATGGGGCCCACTGAAGGACAATGAATCCACAATTGCATTTTACTCAAAACAAATACTTGAAGGACTCAAATACCTCCACGACCAGAAGATTGTGCATCGTGATATCAAAGGGGACAACGTTTTAGTGAACACGTACAGTGGTGTCGTTAAAATATCGGATTTTGGAACATCTAAGCGTTTGGCGGGTATTAATCCCGTAACGGAAACCTTCACAGGAACACTGCAGTATATGGCACCGGAAGTGATTGATCAAGGTGTTCGAGGATATGGACCGGCTGCTGATGTTTGGTCCTTTGGATGTACAACGGTAGAAATGGCCACCGGGAAGCCGCCATTCATTGAACTTGGTTCTGCTCAGGCAGCTATGTTTAAAGTTGGCTTCTACAAGAAGCATCCGGAAATACCTGAAGAATTGTCAACAATGGCGAAGAAGTTCATTTTGAGGTGCTTTGAAGTTGATGTTCAAAAACGTGCAACGGCAGCTCAGCTTCTGGAAGATCCTTTTCTATCTga TAAACACCGTAAATCTGTGCGTGCTCCCGCACCGGCTGTTGCAGAGTTCTCCAGAAGTGTTTCAGTTCCAGCTGAACGCCTCATTTCAAAGAATGTCTCACCACAGAGTAGTCAGTCTTGCGCTACGCCAACAACACCTGAATTGGA CATATCCAGTCCCACAATTGAACTCGAATCTGAATCTGATTCCAGTTCATTCAGTTCAAATAGAAGATGTTCCGGTGGGCTACTCTCACCAGAG GTTGAGCTCTCAGGATCGAGTACGAAGAGTGTTTCGGGTGAAACAAGTGAATGTGACGGTTTTTACATGCTGAAAAAGGACTCCCAACGAAGGACAACTCTGTCAAAAGTACTGAGCaatgatgaggaaaaaatatgtGATGTCTGGATGGATAAGCTTGTCAGTGAGCATAAAGTTCAAATTGTTATCAATAAA TCACACCTGGAGCTTATAATTAGAGCCCTGAGATCCTATATAATTGAGCAAAATAGAGATTTTCTGGAAAATGCAATAGGGCagctgaagaaaaatttagatttcGATTCAACAGCCATTGATCATCTTCATCTAGCTCTTTATTCCTTCCAA GATGCTGTAATAACAGTACTGAGGTCACACAGCATCAAGCCTCATTGGATGTTTGCTTTGGACAATCTCGTGAAGAGTGCTGTTCAAGCTGGTATTACGGTGCTCTCTCCCGAATTAGGTGCTAATCTCGCGGGTCAAATTGACGCcggtgatgatgatgatggtgaaGATATGTCCACATCGGGTGCCAGCACCGtgaattcaacaaaaattaaaccCTCCAAGATATCAGTTGATAAGAAATTCATCACTGATGAGTACAATCAGCTAAAGGTGGAAAACATGCGACTTATGCATGAGCTAATTGAATCTCAGAAAACGTATCAGGCATTCTTGAAGGGTGCCATTGAGGAGCACCATGTAAATTTGGAAGTTATGAAGAACTTCCTCGGGCAGCTGAGCAGTACAACAAATCTCTTTGAGCGCAGTACATCGCAGGGGTATTCGAGTGACTTGAGTGAGAATGGTCGACAAATTCGCGTTACGGCAGACGATAGTTCACCAACGACAAATGATACAGAGTGCAAAAGACTCTCTCTTGGCAGGAGTTGTCTTCACAATAAGAATGACTACAGTCGCTCCATAAGTATGATGTCCAATCGTCGAATTAACTTTGCAAATACACTACCTGATGCCACCACAAAAATGGATAGTAGACTCAATGAGTGGCTCATTAAGTGCAACATCGATGCTTACACGAGAAATATCATACACGGAGAAGAATTCTCTTACGAGGACTTCCTGTATGGACTCCAAAAGGATGATCTTCGACGACTTGGCTTAAA AATTGGCATAGAAGTAAAACTTTGGAATGCACTGAAAAATCATAGAGCAATACACGGAAACATCACAGAAGAGgctgaaaatgtaaattgtgcTGAAAACTCAAATTCAAGCAGAGAAGTACTCATGGATAGCCTGCGGGTCACAAAATCCAGCTCCAACTCCAACTGCAACAGTTTCGACTCCAACAGCACATCATCGGAAAATGTGGATTACGATTCGTGCAATGGCTTTGACGACAAGAGCGACATGTAA
- the LOC129785946 gene encoding mitogen-activated protein kinase kinase kinase 15 isoform X3, whose protein sequence is MPSPSTTASPMEDFPEYHSVRQTDSMSNLSDMSGNTTTQQGNRPRMDVACVIDTHQTESLQHRKCALEEIKQACSLVNANLQYIQFEKLDFGETNILDTFYNADVAVVDLSIQIQQSALSYHLGVRESFGMKENILMYNDTHAESTLRLKISCGTYTFLSYKLLEGEGNNSPVSCIVTNPTSGKFSEDPQDPKQSLVQRLKKLLQDVEIQSKAHMREKFLTDLRVAREQYGGEELAKILHNMRKRLDDPNVVSGEVVHSYMCSLRDVQDYDAMVQLVNDLKTVPNKQKYITTGNMSCLYAFALNRRNQEGDREKALKTCIKALDKKENHFPDMLCLCGRIYKDKFVESNHTDMDSLRNAIKWYRRSFEVQPNEYAGINLATLLVIDGKDFSNTEELQHIGVVLNNLIGKKGSLPSLSEYWDVATFFEISVLAEDYGKAIQAAECMFKLKPPNWYLKSTIGNIALIDRFRKKSEDAESSLEQQIFQFWMEFFIEATNMEPNENIRFPILILEPQKIYMPSYMIVNMGAEEKSLQIINICLAHSKGTCKKVHDFLFTANQIKSVSLYKRDERCAYLYVHHNSDDFQIYFPSVPCRQRFYNMVLEMTADQEVFVDLSLDTDQIKYEYDLDDQNKRIQLGRGTYGVVYAARDLNTQVRIAIKEVPEKFSHDVQPLHEEIKLHSQLRHRNIVQYLGSVSEDNFFKIFMEQVPGGSLSALLRSKWGPLKDNESTIAFYSKQILEGLKYLHDQKIVHRDIKGDNVLVNTYSGVVKISDFGTSKRLAGINPVTETFTGTLQYMAPEVIDQGVRGYGPAADVWSFGCTTVEMATGKPPFIELGSAQAAMFKVGFYKKHPEIPEELSTMAKKFILRCFEVDVQKRATAAQLLEDPFLSDKHRKSVRAPAPAVAEFSRSVSVPAERLISKNVSPQSSQSCATPTTPELDSISSPTIELESESDSSSFSSNRRCSGGLLSPEVELSGSSTKSVSGETSECDGFYMLKKDSQRRTTLSKVLSNDEEKICDVWMDKLVSEHKVQIVINKSHLELIIRALRSYIIEQNRDFLENAIGQLKKNLDFDSTAIDHLHLALYSFQDAVITVLRSHSIKPHWMFALDNLVKSAVQAGITVLSPELGANLAGQIDAGDDDDGEDMSTSGASTVNSTKIKPSKISVDKKFITDEYNQLKVENMRLMHELIESQKTYQAFLKGAIEEHHVNLEVMKNFLGQLSSTTNLFERSTSQGYSSDLSENGRQIRVTADDSSPTTNDTECKRLSLGRSCLHNKNDYSRSISMMSNRRINFANTLPDATTKMDSRLNEWLIKCNIDAYTRNIIHGEEFSYEDFLYGLQKDDLRRLGLKIGIEVKLWNALKNHRAIHGNITEEAENVNCAENSNSSREVLMDSLRVTKSSSNSNCNSFDSNSTSSENVDYDSCNGFDDKSDM, encoded by the exons ATGCCATCACCGTCAACCACAGCATCACCTATGGAGGATTTCCCtg AATACCACAGCGTCCGGCAAACGGACAGTATGTCCAATTTAAGTGATATGTCCGGCAACACGACAACTCAGCAGGGCAATCGCCCACGAATGGACGTTGCGTGTGTTATCGACACACATCAAACTGAGAGTCTGCAGCATCGGAAGTGTGCTCTGGAAGAAATTAAACAAGCTTGCTCCCTTGTGAATGCAAATCTGCAATACATTCAG TTTGAGAAGCTTGATTTTGGCGAGACTAATATTCTGGATACCTTCTACAATGCCGATGTTGCTGTAGTTGATTTGAGTATTCAAATACAGCAGAGTGCCCTATCTTATCATTTAGGCGTACGTGAAAGTTTCGGGATGAAGGAGAATATTCTAATGTACAATGACACACATGCAGAGTCAACGCTTCGTTTGaag ATTTCCTGTGGGACATACACGTTCTTGTCGTACAAATTGCTCGAAGGTGAGGGAAATAATTCACCTGTATCGTGCATTGTGACAAATCCAACAAGCGGAAAATTCAGTGAAGACCCCCAAGATCCGAAACAATCTCTTGTGCAGAGATTAAAGAAGCTCCTGCAGGATGTGGAGATTCAGTCAAAGGCACacatgagagagaaatttctaACGGACTTGAGGGTGGCACGTGAACAATACGGTGGGGAGGAGTTGGCgaaaattttgcacaacaTGCGAAAGCGCTTGGACGACCCCAATGTTGTCTCGGGTGAAGTTGTGCACAGCTATATGTGCTCACTGAGGGATGTACAGGACTACGATGCAATGGTACAATTGGTGAATGACTTGAAAACTGTCCCCAATAAGCAAAAGTACATAACTACGGGCAATATGAGTTGTCTATATGCTTTTGCATTGAACCGTCGCAACCAAGAGGGGGACCGTGAGAAAGCACTCAAGACGTGCATTAAGGCGTTGGATAAGAAAGAGAACCATTTCCCAGACATGCTGTGCCTCTGTGGGCGTATTTACAAGGATAAGTTTGTGGAATCCAACCACACAGATATGGATAGTCTGAGGAATGCTATTAAATGGTATAGACGAAGTTTCGAGGTGCAACCAAATGAATATGCGGGAATTAATTTGGCAACCCTCCTCGTGATCGATGGCAAAGATTTCTCAAACACGGAAGAACTTCAGCACATCGGGGTTGTTCTCAACAATTTAATTGGCAAGAAGGGAAGTTTGCCATCGCTCTCGGAGTATTGGGATGTGGCGACATTCTTCGAGATATCAGTATTGGCGGAAGACTATGGCAAAGCAATTCAAGCGGCAGAATGTATGTTCAAACTCAAGCCACCCAACTGGTACTTAAAATCCACAATTGGCAATATTGCCCTCATCGATCGCTTCCGCAAAAAGTCCGAGGATGCCGAGTCGAGTCTTGAGcagcaaatttttcaattttggatGGAATTCTTCATTGAAGCCACGAATATGGAGCCAAATGAAAATATACGCTTCCCCATTCTCATCCTTGAGCCACAGAAAATTTACATGCCCAGCTATATGATTGTCAATATGGGTGCTGAAGAGAAATCCCTGCAAATTATTAATATATGTTTGGCACATTCAAAAGGCACATGCAAGAAAGTACATGACTTTCTATTTACTGCCAATCAAATTAAATCAGTCAGCTTGTACAAAAGAGATGAACGCTGTGCATATTTATACGTACATCACAATTCTGATGACTTCCAAATTTACTTCCCATCTGTGCCATGTCGTCAGAGATTCTACAATATGGTATTGGAGATGACAGCTGACCAAGAGGTGTTTGTAGATCTATCCTTGGATACAGATCAAATAAAA TACGAATACGACTTGGATGATCAAAATAAAAGGATTCAATTGGGAAGAGGCACGTACGGGGTTGTTTATGCAGCCCGTGACCTTAATACTCAAGTTCGTATTGCCATAAAGGAAGTTcctgaaaaattctcacacgATGTCCAGCCATTGCATGAGGAGATCAAACTCCACAGTCAGTTGCGACATAGAAATATAGTTCAGTATTTGGGTTCAGTGTCTGAAGATAATTTCTTCAAGATATTCATGGAGCAAGTCCCAGGAGGTTCCCTTTCTGCCCTACTCCGCTCCAAATGGGGCCCACTGAAGGACAATGAATCCACAATTGCATTTTACTCAAAACAAATACTTGAAGGACTCAAATACCTCCACGACCAGAAGATTGTGCATCGTGATATCAAAGGGGACAACGTTTTAGTGAACACGTACAGTGGTGTCGTTAAAATATCGGATTTTGGAACATCTAAGCGTTTGGCGGGTATTAATCCCGTAACGGAAACCTTCACAGGAACACTGCAGTATATGGCACCGGAAGTGATTGATCAAGGTGTTCGAGGATATGGACCGGCTGCTGATGTTTGGTCCTTTGGATGTACAACGGTAGAAATGGCCACCGGGAAGCCGCCATTCATTGAACTTGGTTCTGCTCAGGCAGCTATGTTTAAAGTTGGCTTCTACAAGAAGCATCCGGAAATACCTGAAGAATTGTCAACAATGGCGAAGAAGTTCATTTTGAGGTGCTTTGAAGTTGATGTTCAAAAACGTGCAACGGCAGCTCAGCTTCTGGAAGATCCTTTTCTATCTga TAAACACCGTAAATCTGTGCGTGCTCCCGCACCGGCTGTTGCAGAGTTCTCCAGAAGTGTTTCAGTTCCAGCTGAACGCCTCATTTCAAAGAATGTCTCACCACAGAGTAGTCAGTCTTGCGCTACGCCAACAACACCTGAATTGGA TAGCATATCCAGTCCCACAATTGAACTCGAATCTGAATCTGATTCCAGTTCATTCAGTTCAAATAGAAGATGTTCCGGTGGGCTACTCTCACCAGAG GTTGAGCTCTCAGGATCGAGTACGAAGAGTGTTTCGGGTGAAACAAGTGAATGTGACGGTTTTTACATGCTGAAAAAGGACTCCCAACGAAGGACAACTCTGTCAAAAGTACTGAGCaatgatgaggaaaaaatatgtGATGTCTGGATGGATAAGCTTGTCAGTGAGCATAAAGTTCAAATTGTTATCAATAAA TCACACCTGGAGCTTATAATTAGAGCCCTGAGATCCTATATAATTGAGCAAAATAGAGATTTTCTGGAAAATGCAATAGGGCagctgaagaaaaatttagatttcGATTCAACAGCCATTGATCATCTTCATCTAGCTCTTTATTCCTTCCAA GATGCTGTAATAACAGTACTGAGGTCACACAGCATCAAGCCTCATTGGATGTTTGCTTTGGACAATCTCGTGAAGAGTGCTGTTCAAGCTGGTATTACGGTGCTCTCTCCCGAATTAGGTGCTAATCTCGCGGGTCAAATTGACGCcggtgatgatgatgatggtgaaGATATGTCCACATCGGGTGCCAGCACCGtgaattcaacaaaaattaaaccCTCCAAGATATCAGTTGATAAGAAATTCATCACTGATGAGTACAATCAGCTAAAGGTGGAAAACATGCGACTTATGCATGAGCTAATTGAATCTCAGAAAACGTATCAGGCATTCTTGAAGGGTGCCATTGAGGAGCACCATGTAAATTTGGAAGTTATGAAGAACTTCCTCGGGCAGCTGAGCAGTACAACAAATCTCTTTGAGCGCAGTACATCGCAGGGGTATTCGAGTGACTTGAGTGAGAATGGTCGACAAATTCGCGTTACGGCAGACGATAGTTCACCAACGACAAATGATACAGAGTGCAAAAGACTCTCTCTTGGCAGGAGTTGTCTTCACAATAAGAATGACTACAGTCGCTCCATAAGTATGATGTCCAATCGTCGAATTAACTTTGCAAATACACTACCTGATGCCACCACAAAAATGGATAGTAGACTCAATGAGTGGCTCATTAAGTGCAACATCGATGCTTACACGAGAAATATCATACACGGAGAAGAATTCTCTTACGAGGACTTCCTGTATGGACTCCAAAAGGATGATCTTCGACGACTTGGCTTAAA AATTGGCATAGAAGTAAAACTTTGGAATGCACTGAAAAATCATAGAGCAATACACGGAAACATCACAGAAGAGgctgaaaatgtaaattgtgcTGAAAACTCAAATTCAAGCAGAGAAGTACTCATGGATAGCCTGCGGGTCACAAAATCCAGCTCCAACTCCAACTGCAACAGTTTCGACTCCAACAGCACATCATCGGAAAATGTGGATTACGATTCGTGCAATGGCTTTGACGACAAGAGCGACATGTAA